A window of Corallococcus macrosporus DSM 14697 contains these coding sequences:
- a CDS encoding IS4 family transposase, with protein sequence MAEGLRALVSAEDILEAARRLGALQRQRKVDLVALVESTVAAVTPLPGTQTTAFANYIALTGQKLSPSAFFERFNHAFGLLMCEVAGRAVQAVREAIGEDKPFNELGALLEEFSDVQVADSTCQLLRRLAADWAPSTSQARPASFKWHALVSLRDELPVADGVTPQRTQDTRALPEEALAPGTLTFMDLGYTDTGRFLDAIEAGAHFLVRLKAQHDPKVLRVHVGKGERVRARGMRLTDALLQGVLREEGGVIDVDVQLEKQGRTASARVVAVQGPEGERRWYLTTVGRDVLTALEVAEAYRLRWRVELLFKALKSGVGLTALRATRPGAVLSLVYAKVIALALSRLLELSMQQKAGESGQQHATGRLALVLALTRCAPLLLSHAMMSRGVTLEQLEERILLIAEVTARSRQQRRERERRKREASLGSGR encoded by the coding sequence GTGGCTGAGGGACTCCGGGCACTGGTGTCGGCCGAGGACATTCTGGAGGCGGCGCGGCGGTTGGGTGCGTTGCAGCGCCAGCGCAAGGTGGACCTGGTGGCGCTGGTGGAGTCCACCGTGGCCGCGGTGACGCCGCTGCCCGGCACGCAGACAACGGCCTTCGCCAACTACATCGCGCTCACCGGACAGAAGCTGTCACCCAGCGCCTTCTTCGAGCGCTTCAACCACGCCTTTGGGCTGTTGATGTGTGAGGTGGCCGGCCGGGCCGTGCAGGCCGTGCGCGAGGCCATCGGCGAGGACAAGCCCTTCAATGAACTGGGAGCCTTGCTGGAAGAATTCTCAGACGTGCAGGTGGCCGACTCCACCTGCCAACTGCTGCGGCGACTGGCGGCTGACTGGGCCCCCTCCACCAGCCAGGCACGGCCAGCGTCCTTCAAATGGCACGCGCTGGTATCGCTGCGAGACGAGTTGCCGGTGGCGGACGGAGTGACGCCCCAGCGCACCCAGGACACGCGCGCATTGCCCGAAGAGGCGCTGGCGCCCGGCACGCTCACCTTCATGGACTTGGGGTACACAGACACCGGCCGCTTCCTTGATGCGATTGAGGCCGGAGCCCATTTCCTGGTGCGGCTGAAGGCCCAGCATGACCCGAAGGTGCTGCGGGTGCACGTGGGCAAGGGCGAGCGCGTGCGGGCCCGGGGCATGCGCCTGACGGATGCGCTACTGCAGGGCGTGCTGCGTGAGGAGGGCGGCGTCATCGACGTGGACGTGCAACTGGAGAAGCAGGGGCGCACGGCCTCGGCGCGGGTGGTGGCCGTGCAAGGGCCAGAGGGTGAGCGGCGCTGGTATCTGACGACGGTAGGCCGCGACGTGTTGACAGCCCTGGAGGTGGCCGAGGCCTACCGTCTGCGCTGGAGGGTGGAACTTCTCTTCAAAGCCCTCAAATCCGGTGTGGGACTGACGGCGCTGCGCGCCACGCGGCCTGGCGCGGTGCTCTCGTTGGTGTACGCCAAGGTGATTGCCCTGGCCCTCTCGCGCCTGCTGGAACTGTCGATGCAGCAGAAGGCAGGCGAGTCGGGTCAGCAGCATGCGACGGGGCGGCTCGCGCTGGTGCTGGCGTTGACCCGCTGCGCCCCACTGCTGCTGTCGCATGCGATGATGAGCCGGGGCGTAACCCTGGAGCAATTGGAGGAGCGCATCCTCCTCATCGCGGAGGTGACCGCTCGTTCACGCCAGCAGCGCCGCGAGCGTGAACGACGCAAGCGGGAGGCTTCCCTCGGGAGCGGCCGCTAA